In one window of Methanosarcina vacuolata Z-761 DNA:
- the mutL gene encoding DNA mismatch repair endonuclease MutL, with translation MMEEHIEGKKKDKGNKIRLLDKDTINKIAAGEVIERPASVVKELIDNSIDAGATDIRIEVEKGGKRSILVRDNGCGMGREDALLAYKKHATSKLTRIEDLDTISTMGFRGEALSSITAVAKVEILTRPPEEITGTRIVINGGKVLETSDAGTAPGTSVHVKDLFYNTPARQKYLKSDRTELAHITETVTQLALANPHISFTLLSEEKPVIRNAGSSESFKSIVNLLGPDTARSMLPLEYRTEDFEIFGYISKPENTRRESDQIFLFVNTRPVTSRAVNKAIREGYYTKIPKERYPVAVLSLIVDPGEVDVNVHPRKAEVRFSREKELGDAVTFAIEKVLSENALAPEIREKRERAFQKTFDVSGSSDRLQVSEAAEIFGRKDAGKATGIRENGSQESRIREKGIQENGILETGLPERAKSMRDKAENYVYPVKDTERRLKRSERLLDFTAEGRTQEISGDKKLDNKIEKEREKEGDIKRKVTDVQENEIEKTGSEEKKFEGINAEKMQKPIQKPNTDSFENLRIIGQVSKLYILAERGEDLVLIDQHAAHERILYEQVLKMKKSRVQELITPITIDLTPKEKVLMEEYIPYLEDYGFGISEFGDNTYVVTFVPEVFGRLEDPEVIHDIVSDLLASGKVKKDTGISEKICKTLACRAAIKGGAACSTRQMEELIEQLKKAENPYSCPHGRPTVITFTKGELDRMFARIQ, from the coding sequence ATGATGGAAGAACATATTGAAGGGAAGAAAAAAGATAAGGGAAATAAAATTCGGCTCCTTGATAAAGATACGATAAACAAAATCGCGGCCGGAGAGGTAATTGAACGACCTGCATCCGTAGTAAAAGAGCTGATAGACAACTCAATCGATGCAGGAGCTACGGACATCCGCATCGAAGTCGAAAAAGGTGGAAAACGCTCCATTCTTGTCCGGGACAACGGGTGCGGGATGGGCAGGGAAGATGCCTTGCTTGCATATAAAAAGCATGCAACTAGCAAGCTCACACGGATTGAAGATCTCGATACTATTTCTACAATGGGCTTCAGGGGAGAGGCTCTTTCGTCTATTACAGCGGTTGCAAAGGTGGAGATACTTACCCGGCCTCCGGAAGAAATTACAGGTACCAGAATAGTAATCAATGGGGGAAAAGTTCTGGAAACTTCGGATGCAGGCACGGCCCCAGGTACGTCTGTGCATGTAAAAGACCTGTTTTACAATACTCCGGCAAGGCAGAAATACCTCAAAAGTGACCGTACCGAGCTTGCCCATATTACAGAGACGGTAACGCAGCTTGCTCTGGCAAATCCGCATATTTCCTTTACTCTGCTCAGTGAAGAAAAGCCAGTCATAAGAAATGCGGGCTCAAGTGAGTCTTTCAAAAGTATTGTAAATCTTCTGGGCCCGGATACTGCTCGTTCAATGCTCCCCCTGGAGTACAGGACAGAAGATTTTGAAATCTTTGGGTACATTTCAAAGCCTGAAAACACTCGAAGAGAAAGCGACCAGATTTTCCTGTTCGTAAATACCCGCCCTGTAACCTCAAGAGCCGTCAATAAAGCTATTCGAGAAGGATATTATACCAAAATTCCAAAAGAGCGCTATCCTGTGGCGGTGCTCTCTCTTATTGTTGATCCTGGGGAAGTAGACGTTAATGTACACCCCCGAAAAGCCGAGGTGCGTTTCAGCCGGGAGAAAGAGCTTGGGGATGCGGTCACATTTGCAATCGAAAAAGTACTCTCCGAAAATGCTCTGGCTCCTGAAATTCGGGAAAAAAGAGAAAGGGCTTTTCAGAAAACCTTCGATGTTTCAGGTTCTTCAGATAGATTGCAGGTCTCCGAAGCTGCGGAAATTTTTGGAAGGAAGGACGCTGGAAAGGCCACCGGGATTCGGGAGAACGGGAGTCAGGAGAGCAGGATTCGGGAAAAAGGGATTCAGGAGAACGGAATTCTGGAAACTGGCCTTCCTGAAAGAGCCAAAAGTATGAGAGATAAGGCTGAGAACTATGTTTATCCGGTAAAAGATACCGAGAGGAGGCTAAAACGCTCCGAGCGCCTTCTGGACTTTACCGCAGAAGGAAGAACACAGGAAATCTCAGGTGATAAAAAGCTGGATAACAAAATAGAGAAGGAAAGGGAGAAAGAAGGAGATATTAAAAGAAAAGTAACAGATGTTCAAGAAAATGAAATTGAAAAAACAGGTTCGGAAGAGAAGAAATTTGAGGGGATAAATGCCGAAAAGATGCAAAAGCCGATACAAAAACCGAACACGGATTCTTTTGAAAACCTGAGGATTATAGGGCAGGTATCTAAGCTGTATATCCTTGCCGAAAGGGGAGAAGACCTTGTGCTTATCGACCAGCATGCTGCTCACGAGAGAATTCTTTACGAACAGGTCTTGAAAATGAAAAAGTCCAGGGTGCAGGAGTTGATCACACCTATAACCATAGACCTTACACCTAAAGAAAAAGTGCTTATGGAAGAGTACATTCCTTATCTGGAAGATTACGGTTTCGGGATTTCAGAATTCGGGGACAATACATACGTAGTCACCTTCGTACCCGAGGTCTTCGGCCGGCTTGAAGACCCTGAGGTTATCCATGACATAGTTTCGGACCTTTTAGCCTCAGGAAAAGTTAAAAAAGATACAGGAATTTCGGAAAAGATCTGCAAGACCCTCGCATGCAGAGCTGCAATCAAAGGTGGAGCTGCCTGCAGCACCAGACAGATGGAAGAGCTAATAGAACAGCTTAAGAAAGCTGAAAATCCTTACTCCTGTCCACACGGCAGGCCCACTGTGATCACATTTACTAAAGGGGAACTGGACCGCATGTTTGCAAGAATCCAGTAA
- the mutS gene encoding DNA mismatch repair protein MutS, giving the protein MTEMMTPAMRQYYEAKQAYPDTLIFFRMGDFYESFGEDAKTIAKELEITLTARGKDKAGERMPLAGIPYHAIDTYLPRLINKGYKVAICEQLEDPKKAKGIVKRGVVRVVTPGTAIDSSMFSDASNNYLMAVAGREIGNSGKNAETEFEIGVSFLDISTGEFLTTQFRDSENFEKLLSELARMRPSECILPSSLYRNPDLTERLRAQTIVQEFAPDISGAKEAGEKLKTHFRVATLEGMGCENLDFAVYSAWAALEYAQTTQLRELTHINTLRTYSNSEFMILDSVTLRNLEIVKNVRDEGDENSLYRILNSTKTPMGSRTLKKWLLKPLLSVEKINHRLDAVEELTAKPLLRYDLRNWLSDVRDIERLVGRVVYGNSNARDLVALKKSLEALPPVRDSLIENIESAILNDIAVGLASFSELENLAEMIDRAIVDEPPISVREGGMIKSEYSAELAELKDIASNSKQWIANFQQKERERSGIKSLKVGYNKVFGYYIEVTNANSSQVPDDYIRKQTMSNAERFFTPELKEKESLILTANEKAIALEYEIFTEIVRTLSAHSRELQETAERIGTLDVLADLAEIAENNNYIRPQLTDDCKILIRDGRHPVVENTVHGGFVPNDTEIDCKENQFLLVTGPNMAGKSTYMRQTALIAIMAQVGSFVPAFYASIGIIDQVFTRIGAFDDLASGQSTFMVEMVELANILNNASPRSLVLLDEIGRGTSTYDGYSIAKAVVEFLHNRGKVGVRALFATHYHQLTALEEKLKRVKNYHVAVKEEGHELVFLRKIVPGATDRSYGIQVARLAGVPEKVIERANEILKELERENVLEEVEDGKNGKKRKSKATARYTQMMLFDPGDSGGNPAKVDRPSPVETALRKLNVEEMTPIEALNKLHELKRLLD; this is encoded by the coding sequence ATGACTGAAATGATGACCCCTGCAATGCGCCAGTACTACGAAGCCAAGCAGGCATATCCTGACACACTTATCTTCTTCCGTATGGGAGACTTCTATGAATCCTTTGGGGAAGACGCAAAAACTATTGCAAAAGAACTGGAGATCACGCTTACAGCCCGTGGCAAAGACAAAGCAGGAGAGAGAATGCCGCTTGCAGGAATACCCTACCATGCAATTGACACTTACCTGCCGAGGCTCATAAATAAAGGGTATAAAGTGGCAATTTGCGAACAGCTTGAAGACCCGAAAAAGGCGAAGGGAATTGTAAAGCGAGGGGTTGTAAGGGTAGTCACACCCGGCACGGCGATTGATTCGTCCATGTTTTCAGATGCCTCAAACAATTACCTCATGGCAGTCGCTGGGCGAGAAATCGGAAACTCCGGAAAGAATGCCGAAACCGAATTTGAAATTGGAGTGTCGTTTCTCGATATTTCCACAGGTGAATTCCTTACAACGCAGTTCAGAGACTCGGAAAATTTTGAAAAGCTTCTAAGCGAGCTTGCTCGCATGCGGCCGTCCGAATGTATTTTGCCTTCATCCCTGTATAGAAATCCAGACCTTACTGAACGGCTGAGAGCCCAAACTATTGTGCAGGAATTTGCCCCCGATATTTCAGGAGCAAAGGAAGCCGGAGAAAAATTGAAAACCCATTTTAGAGTTGCAACTCTTGAAGGCATGGGTTGTGAGAACCTGGATTTTGCAGTGTACTCGGCATGGGCCGCCCTGGAATATGCACAGACTACACAGCTGCGGGAGCTTACCCATATCAATACCCTGAGAACCTACTCAAATTCCGAATTTATGATCCTTGATTCCGTAACCCTGCGGAATCTCGAAATTGTTAAAAACGTGCGAGATGAAGGAGACGAAAATTCCCTATACCGCATTCTGAATAGCACGAAAACGCCGATGGGAAGCCGTACCCTGAAAAAGTGGCTTTTGAAACCCCTACTTTCCGTGGAAAAAATCAACCATCGTCTAGATGCTGTTGAAGAACTGACAGCAAAGCCTCTGCTCCGCTACGATCTCCGGAACTGGCTTTCAGATGTCAGGGATATAGAACGCCTCGTAGGCAGGGTAGTATATGGGAACTCAAACGCAAGGGACCTTGTAGCCCTGAAAAAATCCCTTGAAGCTCTGCCTCCTGTCCGGGATTCCCTTATAGAAAACATTGAATCCGCAATTTTAAATGATATTGCAGTAGGGCTTGCATCGTTTTCCGAGCTTGAAAATTTGGCTGAAATGATAGATAGAGCAATAGTTGACGAGCCGCCTATCTCAGTTCGGGAAGGAGGCATGATAAAGTCGGAATATAGTGCAGAACTCGCTGAACTCAAGGATATTGCGAGCAACAGCAAGCAGTGGATTGCAAATTTTCAGCAGAAGGAAAGAGAAAGAAGTGGCATAAAGTCCCTGAAAGTGGGATATAATAAGGTTTTTGGGTATTATATAGAGGTAACCAATGCCAACAGTAGCCAGGTTCCTGACGATTACATCAGAAAACAAACCATGTCAAATGCCGAGCGCTTTTTTACCCCTGAACTCAAGGAAAAAGAGAGCCTTATCCTGACAGCCAATGAAAAAGCTATAGCTCTCGAGTATGAAATCTTTACAGAAATTGTGCGGACACTTTCAGCCCATTCAAGAGAACTTCAGGAAACAGCCGAAAGAATAGGCACGCTTGATGTCCTTGCAGATCTCGCTGAAATCGCAGAAAATAACAATTATATCAGGCCCCAGCTTACGGATGACTGCAAGATTCTTATCCGGGATGGGAGGCATCCGGTAGTTGAAAACACTGTACATGGCGGCTTTGTCCCGAACGATACAGAAATTGACTGCAAGGAAAACCAGTTTTTGCTGGTAACAGGACCGAATATGGCAGGCAAGTCCACTTACATGCGCCAGACTGCGCTTATAGCTATTATGGCTCAGGTCGGTTCTTTTGTTCCTGCATTCTATGCTTCAATAGGGATTATTGACCAGGTCTTTACAAGAATTGGGGCATTTGACGACCTCGCAAGTGGACAGAGCACCTTTATGGTAGAAATGGTTGAGCTTGCAAATATCCTGAATAATGCAAGCCCAAGAAGCCTTGTACTTCTTGATGAGATCGGCAGGGGAACGAGTACCTATGATGGGTATAGCATTGCAAAAGCTGTTGTGGAATTCCTGCATAACAGAGGAAAAGTAGGAGTAAGGGCTCTATTTGCAACTCATTACCACCAGCTCACAGCCCTTGAAGAGAAATTAAAAAGGGTCAAAAATTATCATGTTGCAGTAAAAGAAGAAGGTCATGAGTTAGTTTTCCTGCGAAAGATCGTGCCGGGTGCAACAGACAGGAGTTATGGAATCCAGGTTGCAAGACTTGCAGGCGTCCCGGAAAAGGTAATAGAAAGGGCAAATGAAATTCTTAAAGAACTCGAAAGAGAGAACGTGCTCGAAGAGGTTGAAGACGGCAAGAACGGAAAAAAGAGAAAAAGCAAGGCTACAGCGCGTTATACCCAGATGATGCTTTTTGACCCTGGAGACAGCGGCGGAAATCCAGCAAAGGTAGACAGGCCCAGCCCTGTAGAAACAGCTCTTAGAAAACTGAATGTGGAAGAAATGACGCCAATAGAAGCCCTGAACAAGCTTCATGAGCTCAAAAGGCTGCTGGATTGA
- a CDS encoding CDP-alcohol phosphatidyltransferase family protein has translation MIPLSPNTLTLLGFAVSIAAGAAFALGKPFAGGLLILFSGVFDILDGGVARAKDRMTPFGGVLDSVCDRYSDGLMFLGIIAGAVNGRLVLSPIVQIEGWLWAGFALIGSFLVSYTRARAESAGCRKLSVGIAERTERMVLLALGGISGFLSWALVLVAVFSHITIIQRVLRAKSILSTPSEADLQKP, from the coding sequence CTGATTCCCTTATCTCCGAATACCCTCACGTTGCTGGGTTTCGCCGTAAGCATCGCTGCAGGGGCAGCATTTGCGCTGGGAAAACCTTTTGCAGGCGGTCTTCTTATTCTGTTTAGCGGGGTCTTTGATATCCTTGACGGAGGAGTTGCAAGGGCAAAAGACCGGATGACGCCTTTTGGAGGTGTGCTCGATTCGGTTTGCGACCGGTACTCTGATGGCCTGATGTTCCTAGGAATAATAGCAGGCGCGGTTAACGGCAGGCTTGTCCTTTCCCCGATTGTGCAAATCGAAGGCTGGCTCTGGGCAGGCTTTGCCCTGATAGGCTCCTTCCTGGTAAGCTACACCCGCGCCCGTGCGGAATCCGCAGGTTGCCGGAAACTGTCAGTCGGAATTGCCGAACGTACGGAAAGAATGGTTCTCCTGGCCCTAGGCGGAATTTCAGGTTTTCTAAGCTGGGCTCTGGTACTTGTAGCTGTGTTTTCCCACATCACTATTATCCAGCGAGTCCTTCGGGCAAAAAGCATATTGAGTACGCCTTCTGAAGCTGATCTCCAAAAACCGTAA
- a CDS encoding (Fe-S)-binding protein yields the protein MEIVEKHRSECKECGQCLKVCPRYNDLGLFNRLYGYLEGNSDIDAGSLLRCLTCGLCTNACPVGLGIKTLISPARQKWVREHGLTDRQTMVDPEAENNLFKKIAELDETPAYKESSGSVVYFPGCAGTYINKIMAQSAIALLDKAAVDYTVLSGVEYCCGAVSAGAGDPGPIHRNGQRNIEEIRKRGAKTLITACPGCFKAFKDIYPRIFGKLDFQVLHVSQYLELLIKEGKLTPEAVLKHKVFYHDPCHLTRSMGVYQEARDVLEQIPGTELANGTPKNSACCGFGGGVRVNYPSESLDVASDRYRAAEKLGCDIIITNCGGCMQNLIEAGQDEKIKVFDLAEYLSLACGIKIEREDSRMLELVNRAYRLCISGYGESEGL from the coding sequence ATGGAAATCGTAGAAAAGCACAGATCAGAGTGTAAAGAATGTGGACAATGCCTTAAGGTTTGCCCTCGCTACAATGACCTGGGTTTGTTTAACCGGTTGTACGGATATCTGGAAGGAAATTCGGACATTGATGCCGGCTCTCTGCTGCGCTGCCTGACCTGTGGGCTCTGTACAAATGCATGTCCCGTGGGGCTGGGAATAAAAACACTTATTTCTCCTGCAAGGCAAAAGTGGGTCCGTGAACATGGCCTTACCGACAGGCAGACAATGGTAGACCCTGAAGCTGAGAATAATCTTTTTAAGAAGATTGCCGAGCTGGACGAAACTCCTGCGTACAAAGAAAGTTCAGGTTCAGTAGTTTATTTTCCTGGCTGCGCAGGAACATATATCAACAAAATCATGGCACAGTCTGCAATTGCACTGTTGGATAAAGCAGCAGTCGATTACACTGTCCTGAGTGGGGTCGAATACTGCTGCGGAGCCGTATCTGCGGGTGCTGGAGATCCAGGGCCTATCCACAGGAACGGACAGCGAAATATTGAAGAAATCCGAAAAAGGGGGGCTAAAACTCTTATTACAGCCTGTCCTGGCTGTTTTAAGGCATTTAAAGATATCTACCCTCGAATTTTTGGGAAACTTGATTTTCAGGTGTTGCACGTTTCCCAGTACCTTGAGCTTCTTATAAAGGAAGGAAAACTCACTCCTGAGGCTGTGCTCAAGCATAAAGTCTTTTATCATGACCCCTGTCATCTGACCAGGTCAATGGGAGTATATCAAGAAGCAAGAGACGTGCTTGAGCAAATTCCGGGCACCGAGCTTGCCAATGGAACTCCTAAAAACTCGGCTTGCTGTGGCTTTGGAGGTGGAGTAAGGGTCAATTACCCATCTGAGTCCCTGGATGTGGCCTCTGACCGCTACAGAGCTGCCGAAAAACTGGGCTGTGATATAATTATCACTAACTGCGGGGGCTGTATGCAGAATCTTATTGAAGCCGGGCAGGACGAAAAAATAAAAGTTTTTGACCTTGCCGAATACCTGTCCCTCGCCTGCGGAATAAAAATCGAGAGGGAAGATTCCAGAATGCTGGAACTCGTCAACAGGGCTTATAGGCTCTGCATTTCGGGATATGGAGAATCCGAGGGCTTGTAA
- the mtbC gene encoding dimethylamine corrinoid protein MtbC yields MSKEELLQELADAIISCKKDTVLAVVEKAKGELEPSEIIDKGLAAGMNEVGVRFERGKLFLPHVMMAADAMTAGVAALKDLMPEGASGSKLGVIVNGTVEGDVHDIGKAIVSTMLQSAGFEVHDIGRDVPIRNFIEKAKEVNANMIGISALMTTTLQGQKGVIELLKEEGLRDKVKVMVGGAPATQAWADKIGADCYAENATEAVAKAKELLA; encoded by the coding sequence ATTAGCAAAGAAGAATTGCTTCAGGAACTTGCAGATGCTATAATTTCCTGCAAGAAGGATACAGTACTCGCTGTAGTTGAAAAAGCGAAAGGAGAACTGGAACCTTCTGAAATAATTGATAAAGGGCTTGCAGCAGGCATGAACGAGGTTGGTGTCCGTTTCGAGAGAGGAAAACTGTTTCTGCCACACGTAATGATGGCTGCCGATGCGATGACTGCAGGAGTTGCAGCGCTTAAGGATCTTATGCCTGAAGGAGCTTCCGGCTCAAAGCTCGGTGTTATTGTGAACGGTACCGTTGAAGGTGATGTTCATGATATCGGAAAGGCAATCGTGTCCACAATGCTTCAATCTGCCGGCTTTGAAGTCCATGACATCGGTCGTGATGTTCCAATCAGGAACTTTATTGAGAAGGCAAAGGAAGTCAATGCCAATATGATTGGAATTTCCGCCCTTATGACCACAACTCTCCAGGGACAGAAAGGTGTAATTGAGCTCCTCAAAGAAGAAGGGCTCAGAGACAAAGTAAAAGTCATGGTAGGCGGTGCGCCTGCAACCCAGGCCTGGGCTGACAAAATCGGTGCAGATTGCTATGCTGAAAACGCAACTGAGGCTGTTGCAAAAGCAAAAGAACTGCTGGCTTAA